Below is a genomic region from Triticum dicoccoides isolate Atlit2015 ecotype Zavitan chromosome 5A, WEW_v2.0, whole genome shotgun sequence.
GCAGAGGATGCGAATCCGTGTTTGCGTGGGCGGAAGCGGACACCGCACCGACCGAGCCGTGTGTCGCCCGCAGCCCCGACCTGTCCAGCTGTTCACAGCTACGCCCGGGCCGCCCATGGCGCTGGACGGACGCGTCCCCGAGATTAACAAAACCACGTCACGGGCGGTGCGCCCCGTGCCGCCACCAGTTTACTACTCCAGCATAGATCACGACTTCAACTAGACTATAGAAAATCTTCAAATGAAAAAAAGAGCATGCAGATGTAGTCCGCAAAGGAGGAGTATTCGATTCAAATTGCAAGCATTTTGCCTTTGCGATTTCAGAAGAATCCATCTTCCTCCTTTTCTAAACTGTTTAGATTTTGCACTTTGGGAACGCGTGCGTGCGTGCGGTGGGGCGCTGATCTGCATCGACCCATCTCCTTTGACTTGGCTTGGCCTAGGATTGAAGACGGGATTACTGGAATTAATGCGTGCGCGTGTGTGACAGACGAGTCAACGGCAGCCACACAGCTTCTCCCTCCGGCGTTCAGATCTCCGACATGACCGTTCCTGCCTCTGCTTCCCATCCGCCTCCTATATAAACCACCACCTCACAATCCTCTGAACACATCCAAGTTAATCGCACCTTCAGCTTCATTCCTTCTCCTACCCACCCACCCACATCGACCAATCCATAGCCATCTCCGTGCAAGCATCGAAGAAGAGGTAGCAGGATGGCCGGCGCCGGTGCCGCAGCAGCGATCAGCTCGGAGCAGATGAGCGAGTTCCGGGAGGCCTTCGCCTTCTTCGACAAGGACGGCGACGGCTGCATCAcggcggaggagctgtccacggtcATCCGCTCCCTGGGCCAGTCCCCGACGCCCGAGGAGCTGCGGGACATGGTGCGCGACGTGGACGCCGACGGCAACGGCACCATCGAGTTCGCCGAGTTCCTGGCGCTCATGTCTCGCAAGGCCGACGCCGACGCGGACGCCGCCGACCCCGAGGAGGAGCTCCGGGAGGCCTTCAGGGTGTTCGACAAGGACCACGACGGCCACATCTCCAAGGCCGAGCTGCGCCACGTCATGATCAGCCTCGGCGAGAAGCTCACCGACGAGGAGGTGGACGGGATGATCCAGGAGGCCGACCTCGACGGCGACGGCCTCGTCAACTTCGACGAGTTCGTCAGGATGATGATGCTCTCCGACGCCGACCAGCAGCAGCATTGAGAGTCTGTCCGAGATAGATATatagtccgtccgtccgtccgtcgtcCATTTCTTCGGTGGACGGACACATCTTGTCGGGGAGGAAGTTAGCTAAGCTAGCCATGCATGTCTGGATGAATGGATCTTGAATTCTTGATTGATTGGTTACAACTGTTATTGGAAAAAGCTAGAGATTATATAAATAATAAAAGAAACTAACTGAACGTGGTGATTCTGTTCCGTCGGCGCCAGTGGTGCAGAGAGTTAAATAATTTTCTCCAGTGATTATCCAACTCCCCACCTTTGCCGTGCCCTTGTTTACATTGGCATTGATCTTTTGCC
It encodes:
- the LOC119299295 gene encoding neo-calmodulin-like codes for the protein MAGAGAAAAISSEQMSEFREAFAFFDKDGDGCITAEELSTVIRSLGQSPTPEELRDMVRDVDADGNGTIEFAEFLALMSRKADADADAADPEEELREAFRVFDKDHDGHISKAELRHVMISLGEKLTDEEVDGMIQEADLDGDGLVNFDEFVRMMMLSDADQQQH